The genomic segment AAAGGATTATTATACGGCGGGCATGGCTTGAGGTGATTCAAGTACCCTTGTATGTGTTCTAAGTAATAAGTACATTATCATGATTATGTAAAACTTGTAAATTAGTAGGAATCATGAAAAGTAATAAATTACTTAACCTGCATTAGCCTTTTCTCAAGCTTGGTAATTAACTTAGCCATAATTCCCTTAGCGGCCTCATCATCAATAACTCTACTTGTGCTATCTCTGCATGCACCGGCGCATAAGTACTCACGGATTAGTAACACTAATGCTGTTAATTCCATTAATTCAGGATCCCTATTCCTTAAATGCTCAGTAATGGTCATCATTAGTTTAATAGGCATCGTGGCTATTATTAATTCACTAGTGTTAACCTCAATATTACCTCTAATTCTCTTGAAGCCTCTTACCTTAATTAAATCACTGTTAATGCTGGCTAGATATGATAAGTAAGCCCGCCATGCTTGAATAGTATTAAATGCCGCACTCCTTAATAAGCCGGATCTTAGGAAAACCTTAGCTAGCTCTAATTCTATCCTGCTCTCATTTAATCTTAGCTCACTAATTTCGTTAATATTTAAGTGAACTCGCATAGGTTGCTATTACTACTGGTATTTATACCAATTTCTTAATTAATTTAAGATAAGGAACCGTTATTAGTGGATGCTCAGTAATCGAGGTTTAAAGATAATGTAAAAACTATGGAAACACACGATACATGATTTAGGTATATAGTATATTTATAAATATTGACTATCACGTTATGGTTACACCAGCAGCACCGAAAGCTATATAAAACCTTACTTGAATGATGCATTTGAGGTGAACAAAATGAACATAAAGGCATCAGTACGAACCATGAGTAGTTTGTTAAGTGTAGGGAAGGCCAGCGGGATAGGTAATGTTGATTCCGCGGTGAATAATAGAGAATATGAATCATTAAGAGACAGGGTTAATGATGTAGTAATAATACCGGGTTTTAATGGCCCAATAGTATTGGTTTACGATAAGAGAAGCGGGACATATAGGTTAGTTTAATCTCCTTCATTATCCTTAAAGGTCCGAGACTTTAAGTACGTTATGCAATTCAATTGCCCCTAGTTTAATGCTTAAATATTGCAACCAATGGTACCGATTTAATGGAATTTTCAATGAAAGTAAGCCTAATAAACGATGATGCATTAAAGGTAAGTATAATTAAAAGCGGCAGTAGGTACCGGGAATCCCCTGCTGTTGTTGTTAAGCCGAGTGTTGAATTAGTAAGTGGTGAGAATAGGCTTGGTCCATGGCTTGTTAAGGTTGCTGAAGATTCCATTAATGTAAGTGTAAATAACATGAATGCAACATTAAGGTTCAGTTATAGTAATGATCAAATAATAGTGAGGGGTAATTTAGGCCTCAATGATGCAGTTTATGGACTTGGTGAAAAGGCGTTACCATTGAATAGGAAAAGGTTCAGGGTAACCATGTGGAACACTGACGCCTATGGGTACAGGTATGGTTCAGATCCACTGTATGTATCAATACCGTTCTTCATAATTACTAATAAGAATGGGGCAATAGGCCACTTCGCTGATTCCACGGCTAAGGTAATTATTGATCTTGGTGCAGAGAAGGAGGATGAGTTCACGGTTATTGTGAATGATTATCAACTGGATTACTACATTATTAGGGGGCCTAGGCTTAAGGATGTGGTTACTAGGTTCATTAACTTAACAGGTAAACCCACCTTAATGCCTAAATGGGCGCTTGGGCATCAGCAAAGTAGGTACAGTTACTACCCCCAGGATAGGGTTATTGAGATTATTAAGACCTTTAAGGAGAAGGAACTGGATAACACTGTTGTATACCTTGATATACATTACATGGATGGCTACAGAATATTCACCTGGAGTAAGGATAGGTTCCCTAATCCCACTGAATTAGCTAAGGCGGCTCATGAACTTGGTGTTAAATTAGTAACCATAGTGGATCCGTATGTTAAAGTTGATCCAAATTACTACGTGTTTAAGGAGGGTATTAATGGTAATCACCTGTCGCTTGATGATGATGGTGGATTATCCATAGTTCAGGGTTGGCCAGGTAAATCAGCATTACCGGACTTCTTTAATAAGGAGGCTAGGGAGTGGTGGGCTAGTCTCATTGAGCGTTGGGTTAGGGAGTATGGTGTTGACGGTATTTGGCTAGACATGAATGAACCAGCGGCCTTCGATTATCCCAATCACACTGTTTCAAGTAAAGTAATAACTCATAGACTTGATGATGATTCAAGGGTGCCTCATGACTTCCTCCACAACGCCTATGCGCTATATGAGGCTATGGCAACATATGATGGCTTAGTTAAGGCGGGTAGAAGACCATTCGTATTATCCAGGGCCGGTTACGCCGGTATCCAGAGGTATGCGGCAGTTTGGACTGGTGATAATACCAGTAATTGGGAACACTTGAGACTGCAATTGCAGATACTCCTGGGTTTAAGTATATCAGGTGTCACATTCATTGGCGCTGATGTAGGTGGCTTTGCAAAATATGTTCCAGGGAGTGGTGGAAATGTTTTGTTTACTTTAAGTCCTGAACTACTGGTTAGGTGGTATGAGTGGGCTATTTTCTTCCCACTGCTGAGGAACCATGCCTCAATTGGGTCACCTGACCAGGAACCCTGGGCCTTTGGGCCAAGAACACTTGAATTAATTAAGAATCTTCTGAGGCTCAGGGCTAGGTTAACCCCATACTTATACTCATTAATGTGGCTTAGCCACATTAATGGTGAACCAATAGTTAGGCCATTGATATACGAGTACCCTAATGATGAGGAGGTTATTAATATTGATGATGAATTCATGCTTGGGCCATTCATGCTAATAGCACCAATGTTAACCAGTGGTAATGCCAGGGAGGTTTACTTACCTGAGGGGGAATGGGTTAATATGTGGAGTGGTGAGGTGCTTAACAAGGGATTCCACATTGTTGATGCACCACTTGGTAAGCCACCAGTATTCCTTAGGAGGGGTTCACTGATACCTGTACAGGAGACTCAGGGTGTTTTAGGCGTGCTGACGGTATTGGGTGAGGGGGAATTCACTGTTTACGATGATGATGGTGAATCATCATCACCAACACCATCAACATTAAGCCTAAGGATTAGTGGTGAATCAATTACAGTAGGTAATTGGATTAATCCAATGCCTCAATCACCATCATCAATAATACTTGAGGCCTATGTTAATAAGGAACCAGGTAAAGTAACTATTAATGATACTGAGGTGGCTAAGGCTAAGTTCAATATTGAACCAGGTCCACCATCATGGTACATGGATAAGCTACTCTACATTAGAGCGGCAACTGGGAGTAATGTTAAAATAATTAATTAAGCGTACTTAACCCAATGTTTCCTTGCCGCAATCACAAGTACTATTACTACTGCAATTAAGGCTAAGGCAAGGTAGTCAATGTACCTTGACACTAGGGTTAACCCGGTCTCCCAGGCTGGACCTAGGCTGAGGCCTATGTAAATTAACACTATATTCCATATAGTTGAACCTACTGTAGTGTAAAGCATGAATAACCACACGTTCATTCTAGCCACTCCAGCTGGTATTGATATTAAGGCCCTAATGCCGGGTATGAATTTAGCTAAAACCACTGATACACCACCATACTTGTTAAACCACTGCTCCGCAGCGTCCAAATGTCTTCTACTTATGCCAACGTACTTACCCAGCTTAAGAACTATACTGTAACCCACGTAGTAGCTTAGTAGGTATAGTATTAATGATCCAATTAGACTAGCTATTACCGAATCAATAAGGGCTGGTATTAAACTGAGTCGGCCAATATATATTAAGTATCCTGTGAACGGTAGTATTACCTCGCTTGGAATGGGTAATGATAGGGATTCCAGAGTCATAAGTATGAAAAGACCCATATAACCCATGTTCTCCACTATGAAAATCACGTTCACCAGTGATTGCAGAACCATGACTGCGTCTAATGCCGTGCTTTTTAAATGTTGCTTTACTGCTATACGCCTTGGATATATTTATTTATTCACTTGCCATTAAGTCTCTTAGATGCCTTTAAGATTGCATTAACTCTACTTAACGTAGTTGGGTGACTTAGGAAAACCTGTTTAATTAATGGTGAATGTATTGATGGGTAAGTTACCTTAACTAAAGCAGTGGCTAATGATTCCTTATAACCCTTGCTTAATGCGTATAAGTCAGCCTTAGTTTCATTAATCCTACTTAATGTAAGTGAGATGACTATAGCCAGTAATGCTATTAATGCGTAAGCGGATACTGTTACTAGGGTTAACCCAATCCTTGGTATAACGTATAGCAGCATTACAGCTGAGACCAGGGAGTAGACTACTGATGCCACCAATGCCTTATAGGTGTCTTTATTAATTATATGACCTAACTCATGGTGAATCACGGCCCTTAACTCATCTTCATTAAGGCATGCCACTAATTTAGTGCTAACCAATATTACCTTATTAATGAGGTTTAGGGATACTGCATTACATTCAGGTGATGGGACTAAGTAAACATTAATGCCTTTAATTAATGGCATTGATATTCTCTCAACATTAATACTGGTTATCATTGAACCACCTATAGCCCTTAGCCCTGATATTAACAATGTTAATTGACTCTTGCTAATGCTCTTAATTGATGAAGCATATGATACTAATCTGGCAAGCGTATCCTCAGGCACATCAATAGGTAACGTTACCACTACCTTAATTATGTTTGAACCATTAACCCTTAACTTAATCATGCGGAGGAAGGATACATAGGTGTAGGCTATGTTAGTTAATAAGACTTGCGCAATAACCACGGCTAGGGTTAGTAATATACCGTACTTCGTAAGTAGAAGGAATATAATTAAGGTTAGTATTGATGAAACAATGAATGATACTGCCGGGTTCATGGTAATTGATGAGGTAGGTCTAGTGGGTATTTTCACGTACTCTTCACCATTATCTTTAAATAACATAACAAGCTTCCTACCATTACCAATAACAGTATTCCTTAGCATAATCTTACTGAATTCATCAGCCTTCTTCAAGTCGCCACGTATTCTAAGGGATCCATTAGTAATGGCTAAGTAGAATCTAGTGAAGTACGCCTCAATGCTGATATCAGAGTTTAGCGAGTAGATAACATATAGTAAATCATTATTATTACCGGTACTTAGGTTTCTCATGATGTCAGATACCTTAATTGAGCCGAGCCTCATTAATGAGTCAAGTAGCTTACTGTACGCACGCATTCACTAAGATGCCTACGGGTACCTTTTTAACCTGAACAGTCAAGCATGGTTAACGTGACACTGACGTAATACTGTACGTCAGTGTATTATCACTCAACTGCTATAAGGGGTTAAGGAGCCCAGGTTAACCTATGGCCAGCGTTAAATTAGTACGAGAAGCTAGAATGAAGGTAACAACCCACAATAAGGTGATGCACATGAAGATGAACGTGATGATTAAGCTTAAGGAATATGCATCCTCCTCCAAGGGGAACCTAATAACAGTTAGGCCAAGTAAGATAGCCCAGGAAATAAATACTGTGGGAAGGGTGACAAGGGCTGATGGAGTTGTTATAAGGAATTTCCTAGAGCAGTTGGTTGAGAGGGGTTATATGGAGGTCATTAAGAGGAGCGCCAGGGGTAAGGTATATGGAATACGAAAGGGAGGAGAATTCTGGAAGCTCCTCATGTCACATAATCCTGAAGACATACTTGACTTAATCAATATAGAGGAGTAAGATGCTGAGTCTCTAGGCATAAGGCCTGTTTCAAACTTTTTAATGCTGCATTAATAATACTCCTAGAAGTGAAGAGGACGGGATGAACTGAAGAGTGATGAGAACCCGGGCCTGAGACTATTCATAGTGTTGCTGCTTAGTTAGTAATAGTTCAATAATATAAGGTAGGGTTCTTATTTTATACTTATGCTTAAAGAATTAGTAATATAAATGTTTGGTTAAGTTGTAGAACTAACGAATAAAGCATTAATGTTTAAAAACTCAGCATGCTAAGGTAAACCTAATGTATAAGACATATGACGTGCTTATTGTTGGCGCTGGCACAGCGGGTTCATATGCGGCATATTTAATGGCTAAGCAGGGTTTAAGTGTAGCATTAGTGGAGCGTAAGAGGGCTGAGGAGGTTTTCAAAGTAACTGGTGATGCCATTGGGAAACACCACATTGAAGAGTTAACTAAGTCAGGCTTAAGTATTAGTAATGACGTATTCATGATTAAGTACGAGGGTGCTGAATTATATAGCCCGGATTTAAGCATAAAGTACTTTGTTGCAGGTGAGGGTTACGGCCTCGATATTGGTAAGTGGGCTCAATGGCTGATTAATGCAGCTAATAATAGTGGCGCAGACATAATAGATAATCATACTGTATCAACACCAATAATTGAGGGGGGCTTCGTGAAGGGTGTTAAGGCAAGTAGGAGGGATGGAACCCAGGTTGAGTTAAGGGCTAAGGTAACAGTGGATGCCTCAGGTGCAACAGGGGTTGTGAGGACTAAGTTACCTTCACAGTATAGGATTAGTGAACCATTACTACCAGAGGATGCCTCCTACGCGTACAGGGAGATCGTTGAAGTTGATTACAGTATACCTAATCCCCAGAACATAAGGATATACCTTGATAATAATATATCACCAGGTGGTTACTGGTGGTTCTTCCCCAAGTCAGATAGGGTTGCTAACGTAGGTTTAGGCATCTGGGGTAGGTTGGTTAAGGAGAATGGCTTAAACCCAAGGATCAACTATGAGAAGTACCTAGCCTCCTCACCATACGTTAAGGGTAGGAAACTGCTTCACACTGGTGGTGGGATAGTGCCCACAAGGAGACCATTAGCCAGCATGGTTGGCCCAGGGATTGTTGCTGTTGGTGATGCTGCTGTGGCCGTTAACCCAATCCATGGCGGCGGTATTGGGCCTGCATTATTGTCATCAGCATTAGCATCAAAAGCAATAATTGAGGCATTGGAGAAGGGTGATGTTTCTGAAGCCGGCCTATGGAGGTATAATTTAGATTACTTAAATGCCTACGGCATTAAGCAGGCTCAACTAGATGTATTTAGGTTAATGCTGCAGACGCTTACCAATGATCAATTGAATAGGGGATTAAGGGCTAGGATACTTACTGAGGATGAGGTTCTTAGAATGTCAATAAGCGGTAACCTCGACTTAAGTGGCGGTAAGAAGGCATTGATGGCGCTTAGGCTACTTAAGGTACCTGATGTGGCTAGGAAGCTATCATTAGCATTAAGGTACATGAATGAGATAAAGAAAATATACATTAATTACCCAAGGGATCCCAGTGAATTAAATAATTGGCTGGCTGCACTGGTGGCTAAGTATAACGAGTATAGGCTTAAACTTAAATTACCCTTAATGACCCTTTAGGTGGTTTAATGGATCCAAGGGATCAATTAATAAGGTACTTCATTGAAACATACAATAAAGGGCTTAATACATTAATGGGTGGTAATGCAAGCATCAGAATAGGTGATTCAGTACTAATAACACCAAGCGGTGTACCTAAGTCTGAATTGACGATTAATGATATAGTTGAATTATCAATAAATGGTAACGTTATTGAAGGTAATAGGAAACCGTCCTCAGAATGGAGAATGCACTTATCAATATACAGGGTAAGTGACTATAAGGCTGTAATACATGCGCATGCACCATCAATAATAACCCTATACCTAGCTGGATTAAGCCTTGACTTAAGCGTCGTGAGTGAGGCTAAGTCATATATACGTAAGATTAGTGATGTAGAATTCATTAAACCCGGTACCCAGGAATTAGCTGATGAAGTGTCAATGAGGATTAAGGATGGGGCTGATTTAATAGTGCTTAAGAACCATGGAGTGGTGGCTGTTGGTTACTCACTTCCTGAGGCGTTAAATAAAATTGAGGTTGCTGAGGATACTGCTAAAATGCTATTAACATTGAGGTTAATTAATAAGTATTAAAGCCTAGATATTATATAGAGCAGTAAAACACCCACTAGGTTCATTATCGTTATTGCAAGTGCTGGTAATGCAATAAATGGCCCCATACCGGCGATCATCCAATTATAATAGGTTAGGATCATCGCTATACTTTCAATTAAGAAAACAGAGGATACTCCTAAAAGTATTTTCCCAGTTCTAGTGAATCCAATACCTAGGTAATTCCTAATCATTAATACTAAAACTAAGGCTTGAATCACAGATAATGATATATCAATATACCATATGTAACCCATTACTCATCACCCTCATTCAACTCCCTTAAACCAATCATCCTAATAATATCTACTAGAATGCTCCACTTATTATTTAACTCATCACTTACCAAGTATGGTGCCCCATATCCTTCACCAGCCTTAACTATTAGACCGTTTCTCTCAAGAATCTCTAAGTGATATAACACTGTCCTATAATTAACGTTAAGATACTTAGCTAATTGATTAGGATTCATGGGTCTCTTCCTAAGAGCCTCAAGAATCCTATACCTCATTAAACCACCCCTAGAGCCACCTATTAGCCAAATTAGTAATCTTTTTAAATCCTTATCATAATTAGCCATTATTAATTCACTATTAATCAACAGTTTATAAGCATTCACCTTACTCACAATGTCCTTAACGGTTTCTCATTTATATCCTTTTTCACTAATTTATTGCAATTTTATTAAGAATCTAATGCTATAATTTTAGTGTGGGATTTGTAATAAAAACTGAATAAAGTTTATTTATAGGCTAATGCAATGATGCATCATGGATGCGAAAACAATAGGCCTAATAGTAGCGGTGGTGTTAGCGGTCATAGGCTTTGGACTTACCGGATACTACGCCACTAGAACACCCATGGTTCCAACAATGACGACAACGATGGTTAGTACGGTTACCTCAACAGTCACATCAACGTCAACAATGCCGGCATCAACAGTCACGGTAACTAGCACTGCACCGGCGTCAACATCAACAGTGACAACCACGGTTACGGTTCCATCAACAACCACCGTCACCTCAACACAAACCGTCACCACCACACAGGTGGTCACATCTACAACCACTACTACAATGCAACCAAACCAATCCATGATGCCTGAATTAATACCAGTGGCTAACAGTACTGTAATGGTTGATGCAGCTAAGGGGGCTACGGTGAGGCTCGGCAACATAATAGTTATCATTAGGCCAGGAACCTACGTAATGACACCCAGTGGTCAAATGCTGAGTAGCTACAGCTTCTCAATTATTGATTACCAGGTTTACGGCCTAAGCCCAGTTATGGGTAATCAACCAGTGTTTGCGTTTGCATATGCTGTTAATGGGCAGGTTTCACCAGGCTACACCTTCGTTAACCAGGAGGGTAAACCCTACGCTGTGGTTACTATCGTTAGGATGCCTAATACTTGGGGTAGCTGGACGTGGCTAGGCTTCACCCAGGAGACTAATGGGACATTAATAGGTGGGCACTATGCGTTCCAGGATGAGTGGGTTTACGCTGGGTCAGGGTTATTCGTGAACTTCCAGTTCGTTAAGCCGGTGCCATGGGTCTTTGTGAATACTGGCATGCCCGCATCATCAATGGTAATGTACACTACACCCACTATGCCGAATTCCACAGAAGTCACCGCAATGGCTCCTGAATTAATACCAGTGGGTATTGGTACATTAGCAGTTAATGGGTCAATGGGTGGTGCAGTGGCTGTGGGTAATCTACTAGCCATAATACTACCGGGTACCTTCGTTAAAACACCCAGTGGTCAAATACTTAAGATGTATAACTTCAGTCTAGTGTACCAGGCTATTATGAATATTCCACCACTTAATGAGAGCGACACTTATTACTGGCCATTATTCTCATACGCCTTTGCAGTGAATAACCAGATTAATGTTGGCTACACCTTCGTTAACGCCAGTGGTTCACCTGTACCAGTGCTGACTGTTGCCTTCCTACCACCTTGGTTCACCTCATGGACATGGTTAGGTTATGTTCAGTTACCTGATGGCACATTAATGGGCGGTAAATACACATTCCCCAACCCATGGATACCTGGTGACGATTACATAGTTAACGTAGTGTTCATTAAGCCGGTGCCATGGGTGTTCTTGGCTGTTGAGCATGGTTACGTTAACATGACCATGAGCACAACGACTACAACAACCACGTCATCATCAGGCTCAGGTTACGTGTGGGGTGGTTGATTTAAAAATTTAAATTAAAAATTATTTCAAATTATTTTTCATTTAATTTAAGCATACTTAATGCCTTATCAAGGATTATTCTAGCCAGTTCCCTCTTATGGGCTGGCCCAATCTTAACATATGAACCATCTCTATTAACTACGTAGTATACGTCATTCATGGTACCAAACCCCAGTTTACTAACATCGTGAGCCGCAACAATATCCCATGAACCCTCACTCATCCTCCTTAAGGCCCTCTTCAATAATTCATCCTCATTAACATTAACCTCAGCCTTATACCCAACAATGATGGTGCTTGGAGATGCTGCCTTGGCTTCATTGATTATCTTGGGTGCCTTAATCAATGTCACCTCAACCTTATCAACATCACTACTTAACTTACCACTAACCCTATTACCCACGTAGAAGTCAAGAGGTGCTGCTGCGAATACTGCAATGTGAATGCGCCTACTCTTAAGCACTTCAACAACTGCATTACGCATATCCACTACACCATTCACGTTAATCACATTAACACCATTAGGGTACTTTACATTGACTGGACCTGATACAACGTAAACCTCAGCACCCCTAGCTGCAGCCTCCCTGGCTATATAGTACCCAGTTAATCCACTGCTTGGTGTTGTCACATACTTGACGTCATCAATATACTCCCTGGTTGGACCTGAGGTGACCAATACCCTTAATCCACTCATGTTCCTTGGTGACGTTAAGTCTATTGTGGATTCAATAATCTCATCAGTGGGCGGTATTTTAGCCTTACCCTCCTCAATAATTGGTTCAAGGAACTTTACACCAAGGTTCCTTAATTTCTCCACGTTACTCCTCACAATTGGGTTCACCCACATGTTAATGTTCATGGCTGGAACCATTAGTATTGGTTTACCAGCACCTATGGCTACCGTTAAGCATAGTGAAGCTGGTGAATCAGATACGCCACTGGCAACTTTACCTATTAAATTAGCTGTAGCCGGTGCAACCACAATGGCGTCTGAGTTGGCGCATAGGCTAACATGCTCAGTGTAACCACTTAATTCAACTAATGGTTTAACCCCAGTGGCCCAATGCATTATTAACGGATTCAATAATCTTGAGGCAGTCCTACTCATGAAAACCTCTACGAAGGCTCCATGCCTAATTAACCCTCTAGCAACGTCAGGAATCCTATATATTGACACACTACCAGTAACTACGAGTACTATTCTTTTACCTTTAAGTAATCCACTTAAGCTACCTCTAATGGCCTCAACGTCCTCACTCACGTGAAGACTCACTCCCCTCTTTATTTAAACATAGTTTACTTTAAGATTGGGAAATAAGGCAACGCCCACTGGTTAATAATTGGGGAAAGTCATTACTGGGCCGATAAGTTTATATAGCTTGATGCGATTATTATTGACTAATGATAAGTACTGATGGTATTTTAATAACGCTTGCATTAATTATATTGATTGGTTATGTTGGTGATTACTTGTTTCGATTAACCAGGGTACCGGAGGCTGTGATTCTAATGCTCATAGGGATATTACTTGTGCCCATTGGTCATATTATCCCCATAAAATATGTTACGCTACTTAGGGAATTAGCCCCACTCTTCGGTGATATAGCCCTAGTTATGATTATGTTTGATGGTGGACGTAAGATAAGTTTCAGGACCCCATTATCCTCAAGCGGCCTTGGCTTAACGTTAGCAACACTGGACGTGGTCATACCATCTGCATTACTGGCTGTTATAATGTACTCATTCTTCAACTGGCCCCTCGTATACGGGGCAATACTGGGTGCTATATTGGGTGAAACAACTACAACAGTCATAGTACCATTAGCCACTAGGCTAGTTATAAGTGATTCAGTCTATAATATGATAGTCATAGAGGCTACGTTCAACTCCGTGGTATCAATTCTACTCTTCTACCTCCTAACAATACTTCTAACCGGTCAGTTCTCAATCCTATCCTACACTAGGTACGTAATATCATACTTCAGCATTGCGGTATTCCTAGGTTTAGTAATGGGGATGCTGTGGCTATTGGCATTGAACTGGGTTAAGAGTACTAAGGCATATGCCGTTACAATAGGTATTGCCTTCCTACTCTATGGCGTAGTTGACTTACTTGGTGGTGCAGCTGTGGTTGCTGTTCTGATTTTCGCAATAATCATAGGTAACCATGAAGTGATCAGTGAATACATGGGTCTTAGGCTTAACATTGATGAGGATAGGCTTAACGTTGTTGAGGATGAATTAGAGTTCCTTGTTAGAACATTCTTCTACGTCCTAATAGGAATGATCTCAATAATATCCCTATACTATGCACTTCTAGCCCTAGTGATCACTGGGCTTCTTTTAGCCATTAGGTATATTGAAATATTCTCAATAATTAAAGACAGCAAAACATCCACACTACTGTTTGCCCTAGCCCCAAGAGGCTTAACTGCAGCTGTATTAGCAAGTATATTCCTAAATATGAATTACCAACCATACTCAACCCACGTATTCCTAGTAACCTTCATGGTCATAATATTCACCAACATTGTATCAA from the Caldivirga maquilingensis IC-167 genome contains:
- the coaBC gene encoding bifunctional phosphopantothenoylcysteine decarboxylase/phosphopantothenate--cysteine ligase CoaBC, whose amino-acid sequence is MSEDVEAIRGSLSGLLKGKRIVLVVTGSVSIYRIPDVARGLIRHGAFVEVFMSRTASRLLNPLIMHWATGVKPLVELSGYTEHVSLCANSDAIVVAPATANLIGKVASGVSDSPASLCLTVAIGAGKPILMVPAMNINMWVNPIVRSNVEKLRNLGVKFLEPIIEEGKAKIPPTDEIIESTIDLTSPRNMSGLRVLVTSGPTREYIDDVKYVTTPSSGLTGYYIAREAAARGAEVYVVSGPVNVKYPNGVNVINVNGVVDMRNAVVEVLKSRRIHIAVFAAAPLDFYVGNRVSGKLSSDVDKVEVTLIKAPKIINEAKAASPSTIIVGYKAEVNVNEDELLKRALRRMSEGSWDIVAAHDVSKLGFGTMNDVYYVVNRDGSYVKIGPAHKRELARIILDKALSMLKLNEK
- a CDS encoding cation:proton antiporter, with amino-acid sequence MISTDGILITLALIILIGYVGDYLFRLTRVPEAVILMLIGILLVPIGHIIPIKYVTLLRELAPLFGDIALVMIMFDGGRKISFRTPLSSSGLGLTLATLDVVIPSALLAVIMYSFFNWPLVYGAILGAILGETTTTVIVPLATRLVISDSVYNMIVIEATFNSVVSILLFYLLTILLTGQFSILSYTRYVISYFSIAVFLGLVMGMLWLLALNWVKSTKAYAVTIGIAFLLYGVVDLLGGAAVVAVLIFAIIIGNHEVISEYMGLRLNIDEDRLNVVEDELEFLVRTFFYVLIGMISIISLYYALLALVITGLLLAIRYIEIFSIIKDSKTSTLLFALAPRGLTAAVLASIFLNMNYQPYSTHVFLVTFMVIIFTNIVSSGLLSIMVKTKVKSEEQKVK